A portion of the Pleuronectes platessa chromosome 15, fPlePla1.1, whole genome shotgun sequence genome contains these proteins:
- the plekhb1 gene encoding pleckstrin homology domain-containing family B member 1 yields MTMVLMKSGWLWRQTSVLKRWKLNWCDLWIDGSLCFYKAESRRELEHRVGLKTTCEDVRSGLECGGVTPPESNPRDNLIVVQLRDGSTINLCSNSEDESIAWKLTLLETRRNPVFTYDPYEDSYQAIPINGYHTVYITPGAGPGTHQVVVQRDPFDGVVENLALGMLAGMAAGAAMRSFLWMPLFLC; encoded by the exons ATGACAATGGTGCTCATGAAGTCAGGCTGGCTGTGGAGACAAA CGTCTGTCCTGAAACGCTGGAAGTTAAACTGGTGCGACCTCTGGATCGACGGGAGCCTCTGCTTCTACAAGGCCGAGAGCCGGCGTGAGCTGGAGCACCGCGTCGGCCTGAAGACCACGTGTGAGGACGTGCGGTCTGGCCTGGAGTGTGGAG GTGTGACTCCACCGGAGAGCAATCCCAGAGACAACCTCATCGTGGTTCAGCTCAGAGACGGATCAACGATCAACCTGTGTTCGAACAGCGAGGATGAGTCAAT AGCATGGAAACTGACTCTGCTGGAGACCAGGAGAAACCCG gttTTCACATACGACCCCTATGAAGACTCCTACCAGGCCATCCCGATCAACGGCTACCACACTGTGTACATCACGCCTGGAGCCGGACCAG GCACCCATCAGGTGGTCGTCCAGAGGGACCCGTTTGACGGAGTGGTGGAGAATCTGGCTCTGGGAATGCTGGCAGGGAtggcagcaggagcagccaTGAGATCCTTCCTCTGGATGCCCCTGTTTCTCTGCTGA
- the LOC128457009 gene encoding lathosterol oxidase has product MDLVLNVADHYVLTPYVYPASWPEGGALRQIVSLLVLTNLGAAVLYLGLGAISYFFIFDHTLMKHPQFLQNQVRREIKYAMTSLPVISLPTVALFFAEVRGFSKLYDNVDESPLGWTGLFLSMISFLLFTDGCIYWIHRFLHHKLIYKLFHKPHHIWKIPSPFASHAFHPVDGFMQGLPYHIYPFFFPLHKVLYLALYVFVNIWTISIHDGDYRVPGALTEVINGSAHHTDHHLFFDYNYGQYFTLWDRLGGSYRHPSALMGKGPHDLIRKLQAEGKLGGDRVKVNGHNPRGATLKEE; this is encoded by the exons ATGGATCTTGTGCTGAATGTGGCCGACCACTACGTCCTCACCCCGTACGTGTACCCGGCCTCGTGGCCTGAGGGCGGCGCCCTGCGGCAGATCGTGAGCCTGCTGGTGCTGACCAACCTCGGGGCCGCCGTCCTGTACCTGGGCCTCGGAGCCATCAGCTACTTCTTCATCTTCGACCACACGCTGATGAAACACCCGCAGTTCTTACAG AATCAGGTCCGGAGGGAGATCAAATATGCGATGACCTCTCTCCCCGTGATCAGTCTTCCCACCGTGGCCTTGTTCTTCGCTGAAGTCCGAGGATTCAGCAAACTGTACGATAACGTGGATGAATCTCCGCTGG gttggACCGGACTCTTCCTCAGTATGATCTCCTTCCTGTTGTTCACCGACGGGTGCATCTACTGGATTCATCGCTTCCTCCATCACAAGCTCATTTATAAG CTGTTTCACAAGCCTCACCACATCTGGAAGATCCCCTCTCCCTTTGCCAGCCACGCTTTTCACCCGGTGGACGGCTTCATGCAGGGGCTCCCCTACCACATCTACCCCTTCTTCTTCCCCCTGCACAAGGTGCTCTACCTGGCCCTCTACGTCTTCGTCAACATCTGGACCATCTCCATCCACGACGGCGACTACCGCGTCCCCGGCGCCCTGACGGAGGTCATCAACGGCTCGGCCCACCACACCGACCACCACCTCTTCTTCGACTACAACTACGGCCAGTACTTCACGCTGTGGGACCGCCTGGGAGGCTCCTACAGGCACCCGTCGGCGCTGATGGGGAAGGGCCCCCACGATCTGATCCGCAAACTTCAGGCGGAGGGGAAGCTGGGAGGCGACAGGGTGAAGGTGAACGGACACAATCCCAGAGGAGCCACACTCAAGGAGGAGTAA